CGACGGCGACCTCCTGGTGTGCCTCAAGCTCGATCCGCTCGATCCCGTCATCCCGGACGATCCCGATGAATGAGACCATTGCGCCCATATCGGGGGCTTTTCTCTCCTCGATTAGTCTGTTGATATCAAAGTCTTCCTGGGTAACCGTAACAACCATAGTATTCATCCTCCTGCTACCGGTGGGTACAGTGCAATCTCATCGCCGTCATTGAGGGCCATGGCAGCGATCTCCTCCCTGTTCACCCGCTTCTTGTTTCTCATCAGAATGATGTACTTCCGCAGAGCACCCTCCTCGTCAAAGAGGGCAGATCGTGCGGCAGGGCTCTCTGCTGCAATCTCCTGAAGGAGTGCCTCAAGTGTTGCCTCCTCCCCCATCTCCCTGGTCTGTTCTGATCCGAATATCTCCCGAAACCGGGCAAATGACTGCACTCTGATCTTCATCGATTCCTCCTGTTCAATACTTCGTCCATGGAAGGTAATAAACCATTATTTCGCGGCCCTTCCTGTTCCATGGCGAAGATATTTATCGTCCGATACCTTAACAATTGTGAATAGGGATCTACGGTGACGATACCATGAAATTACCCTGCCAGGTGATCGTCTGGGATGTTCTTCCGGCCATCAGGGCTGCCATCGCAGAGGAGCTGATCGCCTTCGGTTCGACCCAGCAGGAGGCAGCCGTCATCCTTGACTGTGCCCCCTCTGCAATATCACAATACCTCTCCGGCAAGCGGGGGTACAGAATCGTCTTTGAGGATGAGATCCGCTCTCTCATCCGGGATCTGGCGGCAGATCTCCATGCTGGTGCGGAAAAAGATCTTGCAGCCCGAATCTGCCGGATCTGTGTTCAGCTGCGTGAAGGTGAGCGGGCCTGCGGAACATGCGAGGATGCTCATGACTGATCAGAAGAAGAATCTCGATGCCGTCCTCAGGGAGAAGGCCCCCCTTGTTATTGCCTTCTCCGGGGGGGTGGACAGCTCGCTCCTCGCGGCGGTTGCGGCAGAGGCCGTTCCCGGCAAGGTCCGGTATATTCTCCTCGACTCCCCGATCATGCCCCGGCGGGCGATCGCTGATGCACGACGGATTGCAGAGGAGATCGGGATCGACCTTGAGTTCATCGACTTTCCTATCCTTGATGACGAATCATTCCGTGGTAACCCAAAAGATCGGTGTGCCATATGTAAACGGCGGTCGTCCGCGATCCTCAAAGAGTGTGCTGATGGTGCGACAGTGGCCGACGGGGCGAACCTCTCGGATCTCGGGGAGTACCGCCCCGGTCTTGCCGTCTCGGATGAGGAGGGGATCGTTCATCCCTTCATCGAGGCGGGGGTCGATAAGCGGGGCATCCGCGAGCTGGCACGCGAATGCCGGCTCAGCTTCTGGAATAAGCCCTCAAATGCCTGCCTTGTCACCCGGATTCCATATAATGAGCCGATAACCCGGGAGAGGCTGATGATGATCGAGGAGGGCGAGGAGGTCCTCGCCGAGATCGGCTTTTCGCAGTTCCGTCTCCGGGTTCATGGCGATATTGCCCGGATCGAGGTGCCGAAAGAGGAGCTGGATGCGGTGATCGCCCATCGGGAGGAGATCCTCGAGGTTTTTAAGGGGTTGGGCTTCCTCTATGTCACCCTTGATCTTGGGGGATTCCGGAGCGGGAGTATGGATAGAATATTGTGACCGGCAGCCATCATCGAGTGGCCTCTTAGGTACAAAAGAACTGTTCCGGTGGATCAGGCTATCCCCGTATCATCACCAGCGTCATCTTGAACTTCGTGATTGCGCTGAGGGCATGGGGGACGTTTGCCGGAAAGATGATGGTCTCCCCTTCCTTCATCTGGAATGTCTCCCCGGCGATCCAGACCTCGCATTCGCCATCAAGGATTGTGACGACTGCATCATATGGTGCGGTGTGTTCGGAGAGGCCTTCATCCTCATCAAATGAGAAGATGGTGATGCTCCCTGCCTTGTTGTTGATGACCATCCTGCTTGCGACGGTCCCCTCCTGATAATCGACGAGATCCGGAAGACTGAGGACCTTTCCCTTCAGCTCCTCACGATTTTTATCATGCTTACCAGGACTCTCCAGTTTAAACTCAGCCATACTGCTTCTTCCTCCTGCTTCTTGTCTTCATGTATACTCTGCGGGTATAAAAATGGGGGGTTATGCCCCGACCATCCTTTTCATATCTTCCTCGACTGTGGTGTTTGGCTTGAGATCGAAGTTCTTCACCAGCACATCAAGGACCGTCGGAGAGACGAATCCCGGAAGCCTTGGGCCGAGGGTGATACCCTGTATCCCGAGGGAGAGGAGCGAGAGGAGGACGAGGCATGCCTTCTGCTCATACCAGGCGATGTTGTAAGCAATCGGGAGATCGTTGATCCCGACCCCGAAAGCCTCGGCAAGTGCCTGGGCGATGACAACCAGGGAATAGCAGTCATTGCACTGGCCTGCATCCAGGACCCGTGGAATCCCGCCGATTGTCCCGAGATCAAGGCTGTTGTACCGGTACTTGGCACACCCGGCGGTAAGGATGACCGTATCCTTTGGGAGCGCCTCTGCAAACTCTGTATAATACGCACGGTCTTTGCGCCTCCCGTCACAGCCTGCCATCACGATGAACTTTTTGATGTCCCCGTTCTTCACCGCATCGACGACCGTCCCAGCTATTGAGAGGACCGCGTCATGGGCGCAGCCGGTGATGAGATCCCTCCCGCTCCCCGGAAGCGCCTGCGGGGGTTCTGCGGTCTTTGCTGCGGCGATGACTGCTGCAAAGTCCTTGGTGCCGTCCGCAGATGCCGGGATGTGGGCAATGCCCGGATAACCGGCAAGCCCTGTCGTATAGATCCTCCCCTTGTAGGAGTCCTTTGGCGGGACGATACAGTTTGTTGTGACAAGGACCGGCCCGTTGAAGCTCTCAAACTCCTCCTTCTGGTCTGGCCAGGAGCCGCCGTAGTTCCCGACAAGGTGTGCGTATTTCTTGAATGCCGGATAGGCATGGGCAGGCAGCATCTCGCCATGCGTATAGATATCGACTCCGGCATCCTGTGACTGCTCAAGGAGCATCTCAAGGTCTTTTAAGTCATGGCCGGTGATCAGAATACCGGGCCGGGATCCGGGGGTGGTCTTCACGCTTGTGATCTCCGGCTTTCCATATGCCCCGGTATTGGCTGCATCGAGGAGTGCGAGCACCTTCACACCATGCTCTCCACATTCGAGGACGAGTGCGACCATCTCATCGACTGAGAGATCCCGGAGTGTTGAGGCGAGCCCTCTCTGGAGGAAGAGCTCGATATCCGGATCTCTCTTTCCAAGCACCTCGGCATGCGTATAGTAGGCGGCGATCCCCTTCATTCCGAAGAGGAGGGTTGAACGGAGCGAGCGAACATCTTCGTTCTCTGTGGCAAGGAGCCCGGCGGTCTTCCCCTTTGCCAGCATATCGGCTTCGGATGCCGGCTTCCAGGTGCATGCATCCGGCTCGTCCGTTCCTGCCGGGAGGCCGTCACGGATTGTGATTGCTTTCTTGATCAGATCAACAAATCTCTCCTTATCGAAGTTGACATTGGTCAGGGTCGCAAAGAGGGCATCCGCGATGAATAATCCGGCCTTCGGATCATCCTTTCCGGTCTCCATCGCCTGGAGATTCCGAACCGCAATTCCCTTGCAGAGATGGATGAGGAGATCCTGGTACACCGCGATCTCATCCTCCTTTCCACATACTCCTTTGACTGTACAGCCGTTTCCTTTGACGGTCTCTTCACACTGGTTACAGAACATCGAAATCCTCCTTTGATATCTTTTTGATACGAGATACCTATTACATACTATATTATAAATAGAGGAGAGTTTCCAATAGTATACCATGCAGGAAGGGTGTACAGTCAATCTGTAACCAACATCTCTACCTTCCGGAGTTTGAGCGGTAGTATCCCTTATGGTATACTGTGGAGTACTATAGTAACATGGCGACATCCCAGACGATTAAACTTGAATCTTCAACAAAAGAGCGGCTGAACAGGTTGAAGATCCATCCCCGTGAAACCTATAACGACTGTATTGAGCGCCTGATTGATGTGATATATGATGATGAACCCCTCTCTGAAGAGACCGTCAGGCGTCTGGATGAGGCAGAGATCTCTATAAAAGCTGGAAAATACAGGCCTCTTGACGACGCCATGAGGGATCTTGATCTCCTGTGAAACCCTTTGACATTGTCATCCTCCTCCTTTCCACATACTCCCCTGACGGTGCAACCGTTTCCTTTGACGGTCTCTTCGCACTGGTTACAGAACATCGAAATCCCCCTTTGATATCTTTTTGATACAAGATACCTATTACATACTATATTATAAATAGAGGGGAGTTTCCAATACTATACCATGCAGGAAGGGTGTACAGTCAATCTGACGGTCCGATACCTCTCAAAGAAGTGGATGCTCTTAATCATCCTTGAGCTGTACAAAGGCGAAGCCTACACCCGCCGGTTTTCCGAGCTGCGGACCTCCCTGGATGGAATCACCCCGAAGGTCCTCTCTGAGCGGCTGAGGGAGCTTGAGGAAGAGGGGCTCCTCACCCGCCGTATTGATACCAGCGTCTTTCCGGTCCGCTCAGAGTACTGCCTGACCGAGAGCGGCCTTGAGATCGTTGATCTGATCCGTGATATTAAACGCTGGGCACTCAAATGGAAGATCGATAACATCCCCTGCGGTGAGCAGGACTGCAAGAAATGCATCCTTTAAGTGGTGAACCATGAAGCGACAGATCATCAGTATTAATGAAGAGCTCTGCACCGGGTGCGGCGAATGTATCCCCGACTGCCCGGAAGGGGCGATACAGATCATTGACGGAAAGGCACGGCTGGTCAGCGACCTCTTCTGCGACGGACTCGGTGCCTGCATCGGGACCTGTCCTGAAGGAGCGATCTCGGTTATCGAACGGGAGGCCGAGCCATATGACGAATGGGCTGTGATGCGAACCATCGTCCCGAAGGGGGAGGGGGTCATCAGGGCTCATCTTGCGCACCTTGATGAACATGATCAGATGGACCTCTATGAACAGGCGATAGCCTATCTCCAGGAGCATGACATTCCGGTTCCCTATCATGAGAGGGGGCCGCAGGAGTGCCAGTGCTCTCATGGTGTCTGTCCGGGAACGGCATCCCGGAGCATCAGCCGGGACGATACGGGAACGCCAGGAATGAAGGAGGTACATTCAGAGCTCCGGCAGTGGCCGGTCCAGCTCCGGCTTATCAACCCGGCCGCACCCTGTTTTGATGATGCCGATCTCCTCATCTCGGCAGACTGCGTTCCGTATGCGTATGGAAATTTCCATGCAGGGCTCCTCAAGGATAAGGTCGTGGTCAACCTCTGCCCGAAACTGGATACTGACCTTGAGGGGTATATTCAGATTCTCGTTGAGATCTTCACCCTCCATACGATCCGATCACTAACCATTGCCCATATGGAGGTACCCTGCTGCAGTGCCGTTCATTATATCGTCGAACGTGCTCTCGAAGAGGCGGGAGTTGCAATCCCGATAAAGAATGTCGTGATCACCGTGAATGGCGAGATTCGCTCATAATTTTTTTAAAAAAAAAGTTTTTTTATGTCCCGACATTCCAGGAGGCCATATACTCCTCCTGCTCGGGGGTGAGGGTGTCGATGGTGCAGCCGAGGGATGCGAGTTTGATCCGTGCGATCTCCTCATCCATTGCCGTCGGTACATCATGGACACCCGGGGCGAGGCTCTTTCCATG
This DNA window, taken from Methanocalculus alkaliphilus, encodes the following:
- a CDS encoding ubiquitin-like small modifier protein 1; its protein translation is MKIRVQSFARFREIFGSEQTREMGEEATLEALLQEIAAESPAARSALFDEEGALRKYIILMRNKKRVNREEIAAMALNDGDEIALYPPVAGG
- a CDS encoding transcriptional regulator, which produces MKLPCQVIVWDVLPAIRAAIAEELIAFGSTQQEAAVILDCAPSAISQYLSGKRGYRIVFEDEIRSLIRDLAADLHAGAEKDLAARICRICVQLREGERACGTCEDAHD
- the larE gene encoding ATP-dependent sacrificial sulfur transferase LarE, encoding MTDQKKNLDAVLREKAPLVIAFSGGVDSSLLAAVAAEAVPGKVRYILLDSPIMPRRAIADARRIAEEIGIDLEFIDFPILDDESFRGNPKDRCAICKRRSSAILKECADGATVADGANLSDLGEYRPGLAVSDEEGIVHPFIEAGVDKRGIRELARECRLSFWNKPSNACLVTRIPYNEPITRERLMMIEEGEEVLAEIGFSQFRLRVHGDIARIEVPKEELDAVIAHREEILEVFKGLGFLYVTLDLGGFRSGSMDRIL
- a CDS encoding cupin domain-containing protein: MAEFKLESPGKHDKNREELKGKVLSLPDLVDYQEGTVASRMVINNKAGSITIFSFDEDEGLSEHTAPYDAVVTILDGECEVWIAGETFQMKEGETIIFPANVPHALSAITKFKMTLVMIRG
- the hcp gene encoding hydroxylamine reductase; the encoded protein is MFCNQCEETVKGNGCTVKGVCGKEDEIAVYQDLLIHLCKGIAVRNLQAMETGKDDPKAGLFIADALFATLTNVNFDKERFVDLIKKAITIRDGLPAGTDEPDACTWKPASEADMLAKGKTAGLLATENEDVRSLRSTLLFGMKGIAAYYTHAEVLGKRDPDIELFLQRGLASTLRDLSVDEMVALVLECGEHGVKVLALLDAANTGAYGKPEITSVKTTPGSRPGILITGHDLKDLEMLLEQSQDAGVDIYTHGEMLPAHAYPAFKKYAHLVGNYGGSWPDQKEEFESFNGPVLVTTNCIVPPKDSYKGRIYTTGLAGYPGIAHIPASADGTKDFAAVIAAAKTAEPPQALPGSGRDLITGCAHDAVLSIAGTVVDAVKNGDIKKFIVMAGCDGRRKDRAYYTEFAEALPKDTVILTAGCAKYRYNSLDLGTIGGIPRVLDAGQCNDCYSLVVIAQALAEAFGVGINDLPIAYNIAWYEQKACLVLLSLLSLGIQGITLGPRLPGFVSPTVLDVLVKNFDLKPNTTVEEDMKRMVGA
- a CDS encoding DUF7557 family protein: MATSQTIKLESSTKERLNRLKIHPRETYNDCIERLIDVIYDDEPLSEETVRRLDEAEISIKAGKYRPLDDAMRDLDLL
- a CDS encoding winged helix-turn-helix transcriptional regulator, producing the protein MQEGCTVNLTVRYLSKKWMLLIILELYKGEAYTRRFSELRTSLDGITPKVLSERLRELEEEGLLTRRIDTSVFPVRSEYCLTESGLEIVDLIRDIKRWALKWKIDNIPCGEQDCKKCIL
- a CDS encoding ATP-binding protein produces the protein MKRQIISINEELCTGCGECIPDCPEGAIQIIDGKARLVSDLFCDGLGACIGTCPEGAISVIEREAEPYDEWAVMRTIVPKGEGVIRAHLAHLDEHDQMDLYEQAIAYLQEHDIPVPYHERGPQECQCSHGVCPGTASRSISRDDTGTPGMKEVHSELRQWPVQLRLINPAAPCFDDADLLISADCVPYAYGNFHAGLLKDKVVVNLCPKLDTDLEGYIQILVEIFTLHTIRSLTIAHMEVPCCSAVHYIVERALEEAGVAIPIKNVVITVNGEIRS